The proteins below are encoded in one region of Scomber japonicus isolate fScoJap1 chromosome 2, fScoJap1.pri, whole genome shotgun sequence:
- the rhoh gene encoding rho-related GTP-binding protein RhoH: MNGLQEMSVKCVLVGDSAVGKTALLVRFTSETFPDSYKPTVFENTGVEVYMDGVQISLGLWDTAGNDNFRQIRPRSYQQADVVLMCYSVANPNSLASVQHKWIAEIREHLPRVPVLVVATQTDLREIGTYRGNCISAAEGRRVAHEVHAKGYLECSSLSNRGVQQVFEYAVRTTVNQARKQARRRMFSINQCKVF; encoded by the coding sequence ATGAATGGCCTgcaagaaatgtcagtgaagtgtGTCCTGGTCGGGGACAGTGCGGTGGGCAAAACGGCCCTGCTGGTGCGCTTCACCTCAGAAACCTTTCCAGACTCCTACAAGCCCACAGTGTTTGAGAACACAGGGGTGGAGGTGTACATGGACGGGGTCCAGATCAGCCTGGGCCTGTGGGACACAGCTGGCAATGACAATTTTAGACAGATTCGACCAAGATCCTACCAGCAAGCTGATGTTGTCCTTATGTGCTACTCTGTGGCCAACCCGAACTCTTTGGCCAGCGTCCAGCACAAGTGGATCGCTGAGATTCGAGAGCACTTGCCTAGGGTGCCAGTGCTGGTTGTGGCCACCCAGACGGACCTGCGGGAGATAGGAACTTATCGGGGCAACTGTATCTCAGCAGCGGAGGGCAGACGTGTGGCTCATGAAGTGCACGCTAAAGGCTATCTGGAGTGCTCGTCCTTAAGCAACCGTGGTGTGCAACAGGTGTTTGAGTATGCAGTGCGGACAACCGTGAACCAGGCCAGGAAGCAGGCCAGGCGACGCATGTTCAGCATAAACCAGTGCAAGGTcttttga